A genomic stretch from Larimichthys crocea isolate SSNF chromosome XXII, L_crocea_2.0, whole genome shotgun sequence includes:
- the aff4 gene encoding AF4/FMR2 family member 4 isoform X5 produces the protein MLGNYDEMKEPISDTLPKLGGKPSNSSSSSEEKSGPPLFGGDQRGVGSGGSSQSNKWTPVGPAPGGSTSQSQKRSGLGSQRGNGGSSGSSSSQRHGGEVREKKSSKHSGGSEHSKSHTSSPAKGSLSSSSSNSHLRSSLSAEQHHSKERYRSKSPRDREANWDSPSRVHTSFPSGQHSSQAFPPSLMSKPGSMQQKPTAYVRPMDGQETAEPKSSQAESYSGQSHSSTMGEMKSNSKASLSKLKIPSQPVEGSGDANSVDEILKEMTQSWPSPLTAIHTPCKTEPSKFPFPTKDPFPSGHKRGSSSKSSSSHQPKACDDQPTMLEDDLKLSSSEDSDGEQDSAKNASRNTSASNNSEGAEQSRDDSSSHSGSESSSGSDSESESSTTDSEANEHPRPASPEPEQPMANKWQLDNWFKKAKQFSPASPVDNNVPTKCKKEGRDNGSGRGYGSQGGGSKDSTAPAPSRDLRVAQKGPEGGRGRQKSPAQSEGGTNPRRSVGKKQPKKSEKPPVVEEPKGGLRVESEPAPEIPPHRPKAATKGSRKPSIKKEPKSSPRPTVPAVTTTADKRKAKAPTKTSQKSREFVDTDSSSTDSEGNDSIPSSSQTPKYTESIRTPVCMLSPMEEKELLSPLSDPEERYPARQPQQQVLLVKIDLSLLSRIPGRPYKEPAEIKVERDDSLDRDSKDFSKQSSEKSSSKAKRKHKNDEEGTKPESKRCKLEEKSLSHHKNSSKESKRSLEKKEEPVPSPSMSGLQRTPKAEHPSRKRTVSQSSTSLSSGTGSGKEGSHSTKGNSTSKHRKGEDKGRSTRDGKEKSSKGCDNQLAVPPLSTDGSKSQRSKLVFEDRVHSADHYLQEAKKLKHNADALLDRFEKAVYYLDAVVSFIECGNALEKSAQEAKSPFPMYAETVELIKYTMKLKSYMAPDATSADKRLAVLCLRCQSLLYLRLFKLRKDSALKYSKTLTEHLKNSLSNTQAPSPGMGNKAAGMPSPVSPKLSPGTAGGYSTVSSSSSASSSVTIPQRIHQMAASYVQVTSNFLYATEVWDQAEQLSKEQKGKQLQKLDFFLELDKVMGPLIFNTSSMTELVRYTRQGLHWLRLDAKLIP, from the exons ATGCTGGGCAATTACGACGAGATGAAAGAGCCGATCAGCGACACACTTCCAAAGCTCGGCGGTAAACCTTCTAACAGCTCATCTTCCTCTGAGGAGAAATCGGGCCCACCTTTGTTTGGCGGGGACCAGCGTGGCGTCGGTAGCggtggcagcagccagagcaaTAAGTGGACTCCTGTCGGCCCCGCTCCAGGTGGATCCACATCCCAGTCCCAGAAACGCTCAGGACTCGGCAGCCAAAGGGGCAACGGAGGCAGTagcggcagcagcagtagcCAAAGACACGGAGGGGAGGTGCGGGAAAAGAAGTCAAGTAAACACAGCGGAGGGTCAGAGCACTCGAAGTCGCACACATCGAGTCCAGCAAAGGGCTCTCtgagctcctccagcagcaACAGCCACTTGCGGAGCTCCTTGTCTGCCGAGCAGCATCACAGCAAGGAGCGCTACCGCTCAAAGTCCCCGCGAGACAGAGAGGCCAACTGGGACTCGCCCTCACGGGTTCATACCTCTTTCCCCAGCGGACAGCACTCGAGTCAGGCCTTTCCCCCGTCTCTCATGTCCAAACCTGGCTCCATGCAGCAGAAGCCCACAGCGTATGTGCGGCCTATGGACGGCCAGGAAACGGCAGAACCCAAGAGCTCACAGGCAGAAAGCTACAGCGGACAGTCGCACAGCAGCACCATGGGAGAGATGAAGTCCAACAGCAAGGCCTCACTTTCTAAACTCAAGATCCCCTCGCAGCCTGTAGAG GGATCCGGTGACGCCAACTCCGTCGACGAGATTCTGAAG gaaATGACTCAGTCGTGGCCCTCTCCGCTGACAGCCATCCACACCCCCTGCAAAACTGAGCCTTCCAAGTTTCCATTCCCTACCAAG gACCCGTTTCCAAGTGGACACA aGCGAGGCAGTTCTTCCAAGAGCTCCAGCAGCCACCAGCCCAAAGCTTGTGACGACCAGCCAAC GATGCTGGAAGATGACCTAAAGCTGAGCAGCAGTGAGGACAGTGATGGAGAACAGGACTCTGCCAAAAACGCCTCAAGGAACACATCAGCAAG caataacagTGAAGGAGCGGAGCAATCTCGGGATGACTCGAGCAGCCACAGCGGCTCAGAGAGCAGCTCGGGCTCCGACAGCGAGAGCGAAAGCAGCACGACAGACAGTGAAGCGAATGAGCATCCACGGCCCGCCTCTCCTGAA CCCGAACAACCCATGGCCAACAAGTGGCAGCTGGATAACTGGTTCAAGAAAGCCAAGCAGTTCTCACCAGCCTCTCCAGTGGATAATAATGTTCCAACCAAGTGCAAGAAAGAGGGCAGAGACAATGGCTCAGGACGTGGCTATGGTAGCCAGGGAGGGGGCTCAAAAGACTCAACGGCACCCGCCCCAAGCAGGGACCTACGGGTGGCGCAAAAGGGTCCAGAGGGTGGCCGTGGCCGGCAAAAATCCCCCGCCCAGAGCGAAGGTGGCACAAACCCACGAAGGAGTGTAGgtaaaaaacaacccaaaaagtCGGAGAAACCCCCAGTGGTTGAGGAACCCAAGGGAGGTCTAAGAGTGGAGAGTGAGCCGGCTCCCGAGATACCGCCCCATCGGCCCAAAGCTGCTACGAAAGGTTCCCGCAAACCAAGCATCAAAAAAGAACCTAAATCCTCACCGAGGCCTACCGTGCCTGCCGTCACCACCACTGCAGATAAACGCAAGGCCAAAGCGCCCACAAAGACTTCTCAGAAGTCTCGTGAGTTTGTCGACACAGACTCTTCGTCGACAGACTCCGAGGGGAACGACAGCATCCCATCCTCGTCGCAGACGCCCAAGTATACAGAGAGCATCAGGACGCCCGTGTGCATGCTATCTCCGATGGAAGAGAAAGAGCTGCTGTCTCCGCTCAGTGACCCCGAGGAACGTTACCCTGCACGGCAGCCTCAGCAGCAGGTTTTACTAGTGAAGATAG ATCTCAGCTTGCTGTCCAGGATCCCAGGGCGGCCCTACAAGGAGCCTGCAGAGATAAAAGTGGAGAGGGATGACTCTCTAGACAGGGACAGCAAAGACTTCAGCAAACAGAGCTCTGAGAAGAGCTCTAGTAAAGCCAAGAGGAAACACAAG AACGACGAAGAGGGCACCAAGCCAGAGAGCAAGCGATGCAAGCTCGAGGAGAAGTCCCTTTCTCATCATAAAAACAGCAGTAAAGA GTCTAAGAGGTCTttggagaagaaagaggagccGGTGCCCTCTCCATCCATGTCAGGTCTTCAGCGGACGCCAAAGGCAGAGCATCCGAGTCGAAAGAGAACAGTCAGCCagtcctccacctctctgtccAGTGGGACAGGAAGCGGAAAGGAGGGAAGCCACAGCACCAAGGGCAACTCCACCtccaaacacagaaaaggagaggacAAGGGACGCAGCACGCGCGATGGCAAG GAGAAATCCTCAAAGGGCTGTGATAACCAGCTGGCTGTTCCTCCGCTCTCAACGGACGGCTCCAAGTCTCAGAGATCCAAGCTGGTGTTTGAGGACAG GGTCCATTCAGCAGATCACTACTTACAAGAGGCCAAGAAACTTAAACACAATGCAGATGCACTG CTGGACCGTTTCGAGAAGGCCGTGTACTACCTGGACGCTGTGGTGTCTTTTATTGAATGTGGTAATGCTCTGGAGAAGAGCGCCCAAGAGGCCAAGTCTCCCTTCCCCATGTACGCTGAAACGGTGGAGCTGATCAA ATACACTATGAAGTTAAAAAGCTACATGGCCCCAGATGCTACTTCAGCAGACAAGAGGCTAGCTGTGCTATG CCTACGCTGCCAGTCTCTCCTGTACCTGCGGCTATTCAAGCTGAGGAAAGACAGTGCACTAAAATACTCTAAAACACTCACAGAACACTTAAAG AACTCGCTGAGTAACACCCAGGCTCCCTCTCCTGGAATGGGAAA CAAGGCGGCGGGCATGCCCTCTCCGGTCTCTCCCAAACTGTCACCGGGCACGGCCGGCGGTTACTcgacagtcagcagcagcagtagcgcCAGCTCGTCCGTGACCATCCCTCAGCGTATCCACCAGATGGCCGCCAGCTACGTCCAGGTCACCTCCAACTTCCTGTATGCCACCGAGGTCTGGGACCAGGCTGAGCAACTATCCAAGGAGCAGAAGGGTAAACAACTTCAAAAACTag ACTTCTTCTTGGAGTTGGACAAGGTGATGGGTCCTCTGATCTTCAACACCAGCAGCATGACAGAACTGGTGCGTTACACACGGCAGGGCCTCCACTGGCTGCGCCTGGACGCAAAGCTTATTCCTTAG
- the aff4 gene encoding AF4/FMR2 family member 4 isoform X2, which produces MVSTGVTSDANQGSLISIIGHTCADPTVSYQNGCSEEGLFNMNREDRNVLRMKERERRNQEIQQGGGEAFPANSPLFPEPYKVSSKEDKLSSRIQSMLGNYDEMKEPISDTLPKLGGKPSNSSSSSEEKSGPPLFGGDQRGVGSGGSSQSNKWTPVGPAPGGSTSQSQKRSGLGSQRGNGGSSGSSSSQRHGGEVREKKSSKHSGGSEHSKSHTSSPAKGSLSSSSSNSHLRSSLSAEQHHSKERYRSKSPRDREANWDSPSRVHTSFPSGQHSSQAFPPSLMSKPGSMQQKPTAYVRPMDGQETAEPKSSQAESYSGQSHSSTMGEMKSNSKASLSKLKIPSQPVEGSGDANSVDEILKEMTQSWPSPLTAIHTPCKTEPSKFPFPTKDPFPSGHKRGSSSKSSSSHQPKACDDQPTMLEDDLKLSSSEDSDGEQDSAKNASRNTSASNNSEGAEQSRDDSSSHSGSESSSGSDSESESSTTDSEANEHPRPASPEPEQPMANKWQLDNWFKKAKQFSPASPVDNNVPTKCKKEGRDNGSGRGYGSQGGGSKDSTAPAPSRDLRVAQKGPEGGRGRQKSPAQSEGGTNPRRSVGKKQPKKSEKPPVVEEPKGGLRVESEPAPEIPPHRPKAATKGSRKPSIKKEPKSSPRPTVPAVTTTADKRKAKAPTKTSQKSREFVDTDSSSTDSEGNDSIPSSSQTPKYTESIRTPVCMLSPMEEKELLSPLSDPEERYPARQPQQQVLLVKIDLSLLSRIPGRPYKEPAEIKVERDDSLDRDSKDFSKQSSEKSSSKAKRKHKNDEEGTKPESKRCKLEEKSLSHHKNSSKESKRSLEKKEEPVPSPSMSGLQRTPKAEHPSRKRTVSQSSTSLSSGTGSGKEGSHSTKGNSTSKHRKGEDKGRSTRDGKEKSSKGCDNQLAVPPLSTDGSKSQRSKLVFEDRVHSADHYLQEAKKLKHNADALLDRFEKAVYYLDAVVSFIECGNALEKSAQEAKSPFPMYAETVELIKYTMKLKSYMAPDATSADKRLAVLCLRCQSLLYLRLFKLRKDSALKYSKTLTEHLKNSLSNTQAPSPGMGNKAAGMPSPVSPKLSPGTAGGYSTVSSSSSASSSVTIPQRIHQMAASYVQVTSNFLYATEVWDQAEQLSKEQKDFFLELDKVMGPLIFNTSSMTELVRYTRQGLHWLRLDAKLIP; this is translated from the exons TCCAGCAAGGAAGATAAACTGTCCAGCCGTATTCAGAGCATGCTGGGCAATTACGACGAGATGAAAGAGCCGATCAGCGACACACTTCCAAAGCTCGGCGGTAAACCTTCTAACAGCTCATCTTCCTCTGAGGAGAAATCGGGCCCACCTTTGTTTGGCGGGGACCAGCGTGGCGTCGGTAGCggtggcagcagccagagcaaTAAGTGGACTCCTGTCGGCCCCGCTCCAGGTGGATCCACATCCCAGTCCCAGAAACGCTCAGGACTCGGCAGCCAAAGGGGCAACGGAGGCAGTagcggcagcagcagtagcCAAAGACACGGAGGGGAGGTGCGGGAAAAGAAGTCAAGTAAACACAGCGGAGGGTCAGAGCACTCGAAGTCGCACACATCGAGTCCAGCAAAGGGCTCTCtgagctcctccagcagcaACAGCCACTTGCGGAGCTCCTTGTCTGCCGAGCAGCATCACAGCAAGGAGCGCTACCGCTCAAAGTCCCCGCGAGACAGAGAGGCCAACTGGGACTCGCCCTCACGGGTTCATACCTCTTTCCCCAGCGGACAGCACTCGAGTCAGGCCTTTCCCCCGTCTCTCATGTCCAAACCTGGCTCCATGCAGCAGAAGCCCACAGCGTATGTGCGGCCTATGGACGGCCAGGAAACGGCAGAACCCAAGAGCTCACAGGCAGAAAGCTACAGCGGACAGTCGCACAGCAGCACCATGGGAGAGATGAAGTCCAACAGCAAGGCCTCACTTTCTAAACTCAAGATCCCCTCGCAGCCTGTAGAG GGATCCGGTGACGCCAACTCCGTCGACGAGATTCTGAAG gaaATGACTCAGTCGTGGCCCTCTCCGCTGACAGCCATCCACACCCCCTGCAAAACTGAGCCTTCCAAGTTTCCATTCCCTACCAAG gACCCGTTTCCAAGTGGACACA aGCGAGGCAGTTCTTCCAAGAGCTCCAGCAGCCACCAGCCCAAAGCTTGTGACGACCAGCCAAC GATGCTGGAAGATGACCTAAAGCTGAGCAGCAGTGAGGACAGTGATGGAGAACAGGACTCTGCCAAAAACGCCTCAAGGAACACATCAGCAAG caataacagTGAAGGAGCGGAGCAATCTCGGGATGACTCGAGCAGCCACAGCGGCTCAGAGAGCAGCTCGGGCTCCGACAGCGAGAGCGAAAGCAGCACGACAGACAGTGAAGCGAATGAGCATCCACGGCCCGCCTCTCCTGAA CCCGAACAACCCATGGCCAACAAGTGGCAGCTGGATAACTGGTTCAAGAAAGCCAAGCAGTTCTCACCAGCCTCTCCAGTGGATAATAATGTTCCAACCAAGTGCAAGAAAGAGGGCAGAGACAATGGCTCAGGACGTGGCTATGGTAGCCAGGGAGGGGGCTCAAAAGACTCAACGGCACCCGCCCCAAGCAGGGACCTACGGGTGGCGCAAAAGGGTCCAGAGGGTGGCCGTGGCCGGCAAAAATCCCCCGCCCAGAGCGAAGGTGGCACAAACCCACGAAGGAGTGTAGgtaaaaaacaacccaaaaagtCGGAGAAACCCCCAGTGGTTGAGGAACCCAAGGGAGGTCTAAGAGTGGAGAGTGAGCCGGCTCCCGAGATACCGCCCCATCGGCCCAAAGCTGCTACGAAAGGTTCCCGCAAACCAAGCATCAAAAAAGAACCTAAATCCTCACCGAGGCCTACCGTGCCTGCCGTCACCACCACTGCAGATAAACGCAAGGCCAAAGCGCCCACAAAGACTTCTCAGAAGTCTCGTGAGTTTGTCGACACAGACTCTTCGTCGACAGACTCCGAGGGGAACGACAGCATCCCATCCTCGTCGCAGACGCCCAAGTATACAGAGAGCATCAGGACGCCCGTGTGCATGCTATCTCCGATGGAAGAGAAAGAGCTGCTGTCTCCGCTCAGTGACCCCGAGGAACGTTACCCTGCACGGCAGCCTCAGCAGCAGGTTTTACTAGTGAAGATAG ATCTCAGCTTGCTGTCCAGGATCCCAGGGCGGCCCTACAAGGAGCCTGCAGAGATAAAAGTGGAGAGGGATGACTCTCTAGACAGGGACAGCAAAGACTTCAGCAAACAGAGCTCTGAGAAGAGCTCTAGTAAAGCCAAGAGGAAACACAAG AACGACGAAGAGGGCACCAAGCCAGAGAGCAAGCGATGCAAGCTCGAGGAGAAGTCCCTTTCTCATCATAAAAACAGCAGTAAAGA GTCTAAGAGGTCTttggagaagaaagaggagccGGTGCCCTCTCCATCCATGTCAGGTCTTCAGCGGACGCCAAAGGCAGAGCATCCGAGTCGAAAGAGAACAGTCAGCCagtcctccacctctctgtccAGTGGGACAGGAAGCGGAAAGGAGGGAAGCCACAGCACCAAGGGCAACTCCACCtccaaacacagaaaaggagaggacAAGGGACGCAGCACGCGCGATGGCAAG GAGAAATCCTCAAAGGGCTGTGATAACCAGCTGGCTGTTCCTCCGCTCTCAACGGACGGCTCCAAGTCTCAGAGATCCAAGCTGGTGTTTGAGGACAG GGTCCATTCAGCAGATCACTACTTACAAGAGGCCAAGAAACTTAAACACAATGCAGATGCACTG CTGGACCGTTTCGAGAAGGCCGTGTACTACCTGGACGCTGTGGTGTCTTTTATTGAATGTGGTAATGCTCTGGAGAAGAGCGCCCAAGAGGCCAAGTCTCCCTTCCCCATGTACGCTGAAACGGTGGAGCTGATCAA ATACACTATGAAGTTAAAAAGCTACATGGCCCCAGATGCTACTTCAGCAGACAAGAGGCTAGCTGTGCTATG CCTACGCTGCCAGTCTCTCCTGTACCTGCGGCTATTCAAGCTGAGGAAAGACAGTGCACTAAAATACTCTAAAACACTCACAGAACACTTAAAG AACTCGCTGAGTAACACCCAGGCTCCCTCTCCTGGAATGGGAAA CAAGGCGGCGGGCATGCCCTCTCCGGTCTCTCCCAAACTGTCACCGGGCACGGCCGGCGGTTACTcgacagtcagcagcagcagtagcgcCAGCTCGTCCGTGACCATCCCTCAGCGTATCCACCAGATGGCCGCCAGCTACGTCCAGGTCACCTCCAACTTCCTGTATGCCACCGAGGTCTGGGACCAGGCTGAGCAACTATCCAAGGAGCAGAAGG ACTTCTTCTTGGAGTTGGACAAGGTGATGGGTCCTCTGATCTTCAACACCAGCAGCATGACAGAACTGGTGCGTTACACACGGCAGGGCCTCCACTGGCTGCGCCTGGACGCAAAGCTTATTCCTTAG